ACTCTTTGGAGAGAAAACCATTAAGGAGAAATAGAACGGGAGCTCGTAGCAATCCAGGGCCTTCTTACTTCAGAATCTTAGACTCAACTGTGCTTCTGCAAAGATCCCCTCCAACAGGTTAGCGCCTCTTGGCTCGTTTCTAAATGACTTTAAAGAGGAAAGCTAAAATTAGCAAACGTGTTGGGTTAAATGTAGTCCATAAGCATGTGAACAAGGAAGAAGCCTAGACAACCCTATTTGGAAGCTGCAATGGCAGCAAGGAGGAAGTGACCACTGGTCATGAGTCCTGGGTCACTCCCTCTCCCGTCTCCCAAGATGGTATATAAAGGCCTCGCCAGCAGAAAGCGGCATCAGacctccctgccctcctgagTCTCCCTCCTCACCTCTCCTGAGTCCTCTCTACTGACACCATGGGCTGCTGTGGTTGTGGAAGTTGTGGTGGCTGCAGTGGTGGCTGCGGCGGTGGCTGCGGTGGTGGCTGTGGTGGTGGCTGTGGCGGTGGCTGCGGTGGTGGCTGTGGCGGTGGCTGTGGTGGTGGCTGtggcagctgcagcagctgcagATGCTACCGGGTGGGCTGCTGcaccagctgctgcccctgctgctatggctgctgtggGGGCTGCTGCAGCGTCCCCGTGGTCTGCTGCCACCGCCGCACCTGCAGCTGCAACTCGTGTGGCTGCGGCGGTGGGAAGGGTTGTTGCCAGCAGAAATGCTGCTGCCAGCAGAAGTGCAGCTGCAAGAAGCAATGCTGCCACTAGGCGGGCTGCTCTTCGGGTGCTGCTGGTACCCATTCTGTTAGTAAAACTTCCCTCCTTCTCACCCATTTTTCCTCTACACTATGGTCCTGGACCCTCTTCCTGGCTTTCTTTGGTACCACAAATCCCACCATCTGGAAAGTTTCCCAACTAAAAGGAAACATCTAATGGAAAAATTCTGTGTGCAGCCCAGCCCCTGAGTGATTGTGCACATCAGTAAACTCAGCTGAAGGAAATCTTGATTCCTAATGTTTGGTTTGATGGATATGAATACATCCAGCTGAATACCACCATTCAGCTCATTCCTTGATCTACTTTTCCCTGCTTGCAggcatggttttcttttttccctttcttgttctTAGTTATCCCATAATGTTGTCTAAATTtcgtaataaaataaaaactagataCTCATAAGAAAGcagtctttttgttttcattgtgttCTGAATCCTGGTTTGTCTGTTCTGAAACTTCAGAGACTTTATCTTGAACAAAGCCTTTAACTCCCTCGCAGTGGCAGCATCGCAAGCAAAGGTCATATAAGAAGCTCTGCCAGGTCCAGGGGGACCAACCTCTCTTCCCAGTGAAGCATCCCTTTGCCTCCGTGACCCCTCCCTCCCTTACATCCCCGTGTGTTGACTCCTTTGTTTTATTGATGCACCGCAACGTGGCCCATCAGCAGCTGCTCTGAAAGCCAAGCATGGCCACTCTCTTCAGGACCCAAACGCAGAATTCAGTGGTGGGAATAAGACTATCTGAGCTTTGGATGAATTCTGTTACTGATATATTCAATctttttctttgcctcttcctgTTCTTCGTGtgtgatgttttcttttctcattttttttcagcaCACTGCAACATTCAATAaaaacacactgaaatatttaaaaataaaacacattaaatTGCCACAAACTCTCCCAATGCCTCTATCTTCTCAATTATCTTTAGCAAAAGTAATAAGtgaaatgaaggaaaggaaggatgaAAGGCCATCAAGGGGAAAGGAAGCTTTCAATGTATTTTTCCAGGAGGAAGTCTTTTCTTCCACTGCTTAAATTTCATTAAAAGCAACAGGGtaactgctttttttccccttcccttttctattcctttctttctctctcctccccctttacctgcttttccttttctttttttctttttctgattattttctgtgGTCTACAGCCATATCAACCTGAATGCGCCCAATCATGTCTGATTATTTTCTACAACTTTTTCCAGTTGTTGAGATTTTGCTGTTTTATTAGCAGTAGAGATGGGAGGCTGAGGAGATCTGGATCACAATAGTTCagtcttttcactttgatgcaacCTCTATGttcaaaaaagtggaaaaaatccAGTGtggataacagaaaaataaaacaagttaacAGTAAAGCTGGGCTCAAAATCAAGACAAATATCTCTGTGGAAGAGACTCAGATGGAAATGCAGAATACGAGGTTGCATGTGTTGGGTTCTGGGCCTGTCAGTGGGCTAAACGGAGAGTGGGGATGTATCTCACTTGATATGGGGGACCAGAGTCAGGCTTACTTTTGAGGTTAAGTGCCAGATCCTCTtggatcttaaaaaataatttactgctCTTGGTTGCCTGGGGCTATGGCTTCTAAACTGCTTCACCAGAGACACtggttttgatgcttttgaactgtggtattggagaagactcttgagagtcccttggactgcaaggagatccaaccagtccttcctaaaggaaatcagtcttgaatattcattggaaggactgatgctgaagctgaaactccaatattttggccacctgatgtgaaggactgactcaatggaaaagaccctgatgctgggaaagattgaaggtgggagaaggggatggcagaggatgagatggttggagggcatcactgactctatggacgtaagtttgagcaagctctgggagttggtgatggacagggaagcctggaatgctgcagtccatggggtcaaaagagtcggacacgactaagcgactgaacaacaatcttgcTCAAGAATCACCTATGCTATCCTGCAACTACTATGGGATGGGGCAGGAAAGATAACTATTAATACAAAACTGCTAGACAGGAAGACGCAAAAATAGTGGGGCATTGAGGCGAGaagagaaatagatgaaaataataccaaaaacaCCTCCCTGCAAACAAGTTTCAAAAGCTCTTAATAGTGGGAGCCTCTAAGATGGTGCCCATGATTCCTGCCTCGGGTTTACTCATGAAATCACCTCTGTTGAATATTGGCTGGTCTAATGGCTCATGATTGCaagtttatatctttaaaaataagaacttaCTAAAGCATAACCActcgcttcccaggtggcgctagtggtaaagaacctgcctgccaatgcaggagacgtgagacatgggtttgatccctgagtcaggaagaacccctggaggagaacgtggcaactcactccagtattcttgcctgtgaatcccatggacagaggagcctggagggctacagtccacggggttgcaaagagttgaacacgactgacccaacttagcacacatgcaaagcCTAACCACCAACTACTATCACacctaaaaatatgaataattctTTAATATCTCTAGTCAGCATTCAGAATGTCCTGATTATCtcatatttttagtttcttggtATGAAACAGGATTCAAACAAGATTCACACATGGCGACTGATAGGTCTCCTAAAATActatcctaaaagaaaaaatacctctttttcttttcccctcaaaTTCCATTTGTTGAATGGAACAacaaatggaattccatttgttgaaaaaagcCATACTTTCCCAGATTCTGGTGTTTTTGAGTGATATCCTTGGATGTCATTTAATGACTCCTtctatttcctctcttttctgtAAATTGGTAGTTCAATCTAGGAGCACGtttattatttgcatttatttcttactACTCGTTTCCTATTTTTTCATGCTCCTTAATTTTCCCATTCCTTTCTTGAGTTCTTTATAGTTAACATTTCCCATATGTTTTATCCCTCCCTTCTGTTTATAAATTATGTAATTTATCTCAAAGTTTTTGGTAGTTGCACTGGACATATTAATTCTTGAATAAATAAAGCAGGGATGTATAAGAATGATGGTGGTGGGAGTTGTCTGCCCTGGTATAGGTAGTAAGGGGGAGAATTGTCTGCAGAGaatttaaaagcaataataaaactaattaaaaCTCTGTCTACATTTTATTATTACCACTAATCAGCAATTTCCAACAATGATGCTGATAAACAAATGCCTCCCTGCCACATGGTCTGCTTCCCAACTCCCTGCTCGCATGCaatcctgctactgctgctgctgctaagtcacttcggtcgtgtccaactctgtgcgaccccatagatggcagcccaccaggctcacccatccctgggattctccaggcaagaacactggagtgggttgccatttccttctccagtgcatgaacgtgaaaagtgaaagtgaagtcgctcagtcatgtccgactcttagcaaccccatggactgcagcccaccaggctcctccatccgtgggattttccaggcaagagcactggagtggggtgccattgccttcttccgaATGCAATCCTAGCAGCGTCTAGTCAGTGTAGTTTTTGCCCTCCTTCAGAACAATACAAAAATCTGTAATTTTGGACATTCTTTGACTAATATATTGTTGGTCAGTATTTCGTCATCTTTTAGAAGAACAGAgtcagtgttttcttttgttaacctccttttttgcattccttcttTTGGGATTCTCTTCTTTTGGGATAATTTGCCTTCTTCCTCAATGGCATCCTGTAGAAGTTGCTTTCAGGAAAAGGTCTGTTGATGATAGTACAGTCACTCCATTTCTGTTTGTctgaatatgtttttatttcccacTCATTTTTGAAATGTAGTTTCTCCTTGCATATAATTGAAGGCTGGCAATTATTTCCTCTAACACTTCAGAGCCATTGTTTTTCTGGCTTCCATTATGTGccactgaaagatcagctgttaaactaATTGTCATTTCTTTGTAGCAGAAGTTCTCATTTCTCTGCTTGTCTTTCCCTTGGTTTTCTGCAGtttatcccagggacgggggagcctggtgggctgccatctctggggtcgcatagaatcggacacgactgaagcgacttagcagcagcagcagcagcgtccaTGTGCTTAGATGTGAATCTGTTGTcacttattttgtgtgtgtgtgtgtgtgtgattttgggggcttccctaaaGTAACTACTTCTGATTACTTTCAGAAGTAATCAAAGGCATGAGAATACATAACTTTGATCActtctgaaaaattcttcaataattttaaaatcttcctcACTCTATCACCTCTATTAGGAACTCCAAAGAGAGATTTGTTAAACATTCTCACTTTAATCTCTATGTGTGTTAATTCTTCCATTTCTATCTCTCATAAAAAAGTGCTACATTCTAAGTGATATTTTTCCAGttctataatttccttttatatatgTCTACACTGCTCTTAAcatgtttattaaattttaaattttgattaattcTATTTCCCCCTTTGTTTCATAATCATTTTTTATGAATCAGTTCtctcttttgctattatttccttctGTGTAAAAACAtactacatattttatattttaatgctgATAATTACTCTAAAATCTTTGTTGGTCTGATTATGCTGTTTGTTATTTCAGTTGACTTGCTTATGATATTTTATATCCTTATGTGATTTTGGATTTATTATCATAAACTCTTATCTGGTAGAATTTTATCTGTGGCAATTTTTTGATTCTTGTTTTGACGGACACTTCCTTTgcttttaatacatatatgtacataggCCATTGCCACTGAGTACCAATTTACACTGActtctctgctttaaaaaaaaaaaattaggttgtAGGAATTGGGCTCCAGATTTAGGAGTGCTAGGTTATGAAGACAAATTCCTAGAGTAAATTCCTCCAACTCTATCCAAATTAATCTTTTCTGTTAGGTCCCCCCAACTCCGTTTTATTCTATTTCAGCACTTACTGAAGGTGCGCCTTTTGGGGATGCCTCTGAAACACAAACTCCACGTCACTGAATCAGCAGATGCCTTGAGCACATGACAGACTCACTGCTTCCTTATCTGGTTTCCTGTCTTGCTTTGGCCTCTGAGAATTTTTCTTACTTATCACcagttcagatttttattttaaaaagttaaaattatatccACAAGTTTTAGGTGTTTTGTAGTGTAAGGATTTTTCTGATATCTACTCTATTATTGCCTTAATGGAAGTAAGCCtttcttattttaacattttttaaaattggctttttaaaaaagcacttgtTGAAATTGTTTAAATTCTCTTATccttcaggttcaatccctcaatCCTATTCCCCTGAATAACTGCAATGAGGCCATCTCCATGAGaacagaaagataagaaaaaaattgtcCTAATGATCAGGAGCCAAACTTATCGAAAATCCATatatattgtcattttttttgatattgaaaatCTGGCTTTCAACTTCAGCTATACTTTGAGTTGGCCCCAAAATAActgctgctgcgattcatggggtcgcaaaataaCGTATGAAGTAGTGAAGCCTGAGGCTGAGCAACTGCATACATCACAGGTTTGAATGAATGGGTATGAAGGTGAAAACACTTGTCTGAATTATCTGGACGTTTTGCAAATATTATGTGCTTTAAATACAtctgaaaattttcagttttggTGTATGTGAGGCTGCCCCAAATTTGAACACATCCTTGTTTCATGCACTTAAAATAACAGCATTGCTGCTCTACTTTCTGTGAGATAATCTCTCTGTTTACAGTGACCTTTCCTTTATTAAGCCCTTGGAAGTTACAACTAAAAAGCCATTTTCatgattctaatttttatttaatttagggTAGACGAAAGCACCAGTTACCCGAGCTAGATAACCTAATGGACAGTATAATCAGGATCCATCTGGCTGGTCCTAGGGTAGCTGAGTGCAATGGCTTCCTGCCAGGATAGATAGAAAAGATCACTTTGCATTTCCCAGTGAGGACAGGGAGGACAGAGCAGCACAGCAGCTGTGGTTTTCCTGACATTAAGGGGccatcctgtggtcatgtatggatgtgagagttggactgtgaagaaggctgagcgacgaagaattgatgcttttgaactgtggtgttggagaagactcttgagagtcccttggactgcaaggagatccaaccagtccattctgaaggagatcagccctgggatttctttggaaggaatgatgctaaagctgaaactccagtactttggccacctcatgcgaagagttgactcattggaaaagactctgatgctgggagggattgagggcaggaggagaaggggatgacagagtatgagatggctggatggcatcactgactcgatgcacgtgagtctcagtgaactccgggagttggtgatgtacagggaggcctggcgtgctgcgattcatggggtcgcaaagagtcggaaatgactgagcgactgatctgatctgttctgatctgcACTACTGgtcttccccttttctttttaatctgtaCTTTCCAAACTTGGTGGTGATGGGGTTCAGGACATGCTACCCCCAAATACGGCATCTTGACATACTAAATATCTTTTAATAGAAATTGGAGACACTGCACATGCAGGAAAGACTGACTCTCCCCTGGAGCAGGTCATAAGACACTCATGTGAGAGATGCCCTCCCTCCACTCAAGGGCAAGGAGACTCCTTACCTCCAAAAGACGCAGAGAGGAATGTGAATGACCAGGCCTTGCTAAGTTCCCCTTGGTTTACTACTCTTAGCTCATATCCTTTCTGTCTTATCACATTTTTTCATGACTCTCCACTCTTCATCAAACCTAAGATAAAGGCACACAGGTTTAACTGTttctctgggtcttcatttccttatgaaggctCTGGTGTCACGTAAAACTTATGGCAAATAAATTTGTAcgcttttctcttgttaatctgtcttttgctACAGAGACTCAGCTGAGAACCAAAGGAGGTaggaacaaaaaataattttctaaaactaCACAGTTGCTTTTTTGTAGCTCAAGTCTCTGGACCATCCAGGGCAGAGAACCATGAAGGCAGTGAGATTCATATATGGATCAtatatgaatctttttttttactgtcaaCTCCCTTGATCAAGAAGAAATGAATGTTCACCCGATCTGTTTCCCATTCAGAGGAGTATCTTTGCAAGGTGGAGGGTAGAAGggtacgtgtgtgtgtttgtgtgtgtgtgagagagatggTAACAGGGTCTTTGGTGTGATACTACTTAAGTGTTATTACTTCATTTGCCTAAGTAATgagttattttaagaaattaacttttattgagaGGTTGTGTTATTATTCACTCTCCAACAACACTTGCCCCCAGCCCATATTTTAGATTTAGaaatttcatctgtttttttaaaaacgaGAGTCCCCCAGAAAATTATCTTATATCATCGGTATACAACAATATATTCTTATGCTTTCAGTAAAGATAGTTTATAGTGGCATTCCTTGCCTAACTGGCTGTATATTTAAAGATATTGAGTTACTCCTTAGCTTTTTCTAGATGAGgtaaaaggaattttttaagcttttctcATGGGCCTTCCCCACCTCTAGCCTTTCATTAATCTTCAAAAATGTGTTTGAAATCTCTTTTTAAGCTATGCATAGCTTTTCTAAATTGTGAAATTCATAAATAGCTTATGTTGTGATAATGGTTTGAGAAATGCTGAGAAGATAGAAGAATTACTTTAGGATGTTTCAATGCAATCTTCTATCTGATGAATCTCTGTGTCATGTGAAAATGCTGACatggtattttctgtttttttggctCCAATCTTTTAAAATGGCATTACATTGAAGAGCTCATGGGATATCATAAGTGTATAATCAATGATAAATGAATGTTTATGATGGAGATTGAAGAGTTATTAATCAATGTGTCTCTATAGTCTTGTCACTTAGAAGTTTAATTCAAGTACATTTAATTAGATTCCTACCAAAAATCAATTTTGAAGAAGTATGCTTTTCAAAACCAGGAGCTTGCAATAACACATTTTTGTCTAgggaaatattttattgaaataagatTTGTTTTCTGTTATGCCTTTggactgtgtgtgggttttttttttttttttttttttttgcttactctGCTCTGGCACTTGGGTAAAGTCCTTCCTTTGGGAGCTGAGTTTTAAAGTAACTTTCAAGGAAAGGATCTCAATGAAAGTTGCTCTAGCATTGAGGATGTTGACATAAACTAGAGGAGAATATATTACAGGAATACAAAGGAAGATTTTGGAGACGTTTCTAAAAATCTAAATTTCCCTTAGTTGAGaagttaaaaagattaaaaatcttgaaTTATCAGGAGAAACAAGGTGAACCCTGACTTTTTCCAcccaatttaattttttcctgagTCTCTGATGCCTGCGTGAACTCCTCAGAAAGGGCAACATAATTTGCCAACAAAGCAGGCATTTCAATTGAGTTATACAAAATAGCAGCAGAAGGAGGATAGAGAGATTGATGGGTTAATTTCCATCTCAAGTTCTATTTTGCCTACTTCAGTCATAGGGATGCATTCATTTCAAATTACGACACAATGGGtttgtgaaaaaataaaggaaatatctGGAGACGATTAATGTAAAAGTCCTTAGAAAAAGTAAGTGCATTCTAGCGGTGTGACTAATATGAATATTCAGTTAGGAAATCAGAGAGAAGCACCGTGTATTGAGTACATTGTGGGCCAGGAATCACGTGTTTAAAGGCTGACATTTTGACTGCAGAACTTCATGAAGTAGatgttacatttttcattttcttgatgagaaaactgagacattaAAAAAGATGAGGAATCGGTGGGGAGAATAGATGAAACAAGATTGGCCACAAAATGATCATGATTGAAGTTGGGTGAGGTCCCACCACGTTGTCTattctattaaaatgtatttgaaattttccacAATGAGGAGCTTTTTAAAACTAACAaacttggcaccccactccagtactcttgcctggaaaatcccatggatggaggagcctggtaggctgcagtccatggggtcgctaagtcaggcacaactgagggacttcactttcacttttcactttcatgcatcggagaaggaaatggcagcccactccagtgttcttgcctggagaatcccagggatgggggagcctggtgggctgccgtctatcgggtcgcccagagtcagacatgactgaagcgacttagcagcagtagccgAAACAAACTTGAAGATTCAAAtctgtatttttctcattttaagctTGTATTCTCTCCGTCACACACTgaataatttctgaaaaatagGGGAGCAAATTTCCAGCTGGATAATAAATTGggaattcaaaaataattttagaaagtaaaaactGCTTGCTTTATTATCTCAAATATTATTGAATCCTTATGAACcttacttttaatatttactaaataaagaTATCCTTCCTTCTATTGAATAAGTAGgggattaaaataaatttttaaaaatattctgatgttattttatttaattgtgcTTTATGaattgattttatctttttgtttccaaAGTGGCTCAATATTCtaaatgttttgaaataaatatttatagagatATGTAAGGCTGACCATTTTGTTCATGAGATTGGGTAGGTTTACAGAGTTTGTGAACTAAGCTTTAGTAAGAATGAACTTTAACCAAGACAAGGAACAACCTTTGTAAGTAATGGAaagaagtaaaaaggaaaaaacaagtaaCAAGGAAAAAACTCAATAAGTAATGAGATCCACTTAAACTGGCATGACTTTATGGctctatttttctaattctttcacCTGTTGAATAAAAAGTTCATCTATTTAATGAAAAAGATTCTTAAGAAACAGAATGCATCTTAAGtccattatatttctatttctcagtACAGAATTATTCCATCTGAAGATACTATGAGACATGAAAGACACCAGAAACAAAAGGTTCTATAATATGTGATTCCATTtctaggacatttttttttttaaaggctgactTTTATTCAAAAGGACAAACTTGCTGACTGCTACCCCCTCAtctagagtatttttttttttttctttttaaaaaaattttttggcctttccacgtggc
The window above is part of the Bos javanicus breed banteng chromosome 2, ARS-OSU_banteng_1.0, whole genome shotgun sequence genome. Proteins encoded here:
- the LOC133230056 gene encoding small cysteine and glycine repeat-containing protein 4-like produces the protein MGCCGCGSCGGCSGGCGGGCGGGCGGGCGGGCGGGCGGGCGGGCGSCSSCRCYRVGCCTSCCPCCYGCCGGCCSVPVVCCHRRTCSCNSCGCGGGKGCCQQKCCCQQKCSCKKQCCH